The Lytechinus pictus isolate F3 Inbred chromosome 17, Lp3.0, whole genome shotgun sequence genome contains a region encoding:
- the LOC135157261 gene encoding ornithine decarboxylase-like gives MGLNISAGRTLQEEGSLDARNDDKIVKYMKDVINGDYVDVSREDDEDPLFVLDLKDVEKKHHLWKQEFPNVQPFYGGVTAGA, from the exons ATGGGATTAAACATCTCGGCTGGGCGGACATTGCAAGAGGAAGGATCACTGGATGCCAGAAATGATGATAAGATTGTTAAATACATGAAGGATGTGATAAATGGGGACTATGTTGATGTATCCAGAGAG GATGACGAAGACCCTTTATTTGTCTTAGATCTGAAGGATGTGGAGAAGAAGCACCACCTATGGAAGCAGGAGTTTCCAAATGTGCAACCATTCTATG gCGGAGTTACAGCAGGTGCTTGA